One window of the Trifolium pratense cultivar HEN17-A07 linkage group LG2, ARS_RC_1.1, whole genome shotgun sequence genome contains the following:
- the LOC123911118 gene encoding uncharacterized protein LOC123911118 yields MVEDMSCFLYKDILVITSTKKSPMLLRSAVLLFSMVSVIFIFCVCIKQITTDARTKFMESNVIHNLTPGRLKQTHIPNILNYPEPLSFNRNECAPNPVMFFAILSNQRSGSGWFETLLNSHINVSSNGEIFSVKERRQNASSVLQTLDRVYNLDWLSSASKNECSAAVGFKWMLNQGLMDHHKEIEEYFKRRNVSVIFLFRRNLLRRMVSMLANSYDSHAKLLNGTHKSHVHSAEEADILSKYKPFINSTSLLKDLKDMEMKSAKALQYYNSSRHMILHYEDLMRNHTKLKDVQEFLGLPEMELTSRQVKIHKGPLSDHIQNWDDVNKALTGTEYESFLEADY; encoded by the exons ATGGTAGAAGACATGTCGTGTTTCCTCTACAAG GATATTCTTGTTATAACGTCTACGAAGAAATCCCCAATGTTGTTAAGATCGGCAGTCTTATTGTTTTCAATGGTCAGCGTCATTTTCATCTTCTGTGTATGTATAAAACAGATAACTACTGATGCAAGGACTAAATTTATGGAATCGAATGTCATTCATAACCTTACTCCGGGTAGATTAAAGCAAACACATATTCCTAACATACTAAATTATCCCGAACCTTTATCCTTTAACAG GAATGAGTGTGCTCCTAATCCTGTCATGTTCTTTGCAATATTGTCGAATCAGAGATCAGGTAGCGGGTGGTTTGAGACCCTTTTGAATAGCCACATTAATGTAAGTTCAAACGGCGAGATATTTTCTGTTAAAGAGAGAAGGCAAAATGCTTCCTCAGTTTTGCAGACTTTAGATAGAGTATACAATTTGGACTGGCTTAGTAGTGCTTCCAAAAATGAGTGTTCTGCTGCAGTTGGCTTCAAGTGGATGCTTAATCAG GGATTAATGGATCACCACAAGGAAATAGAAGAATACTTCAAGCGTAGAAATGTTTCTGTCATATTTCTTTTCAGGAGAAACCTACTACGAAGGATGGTATCTATGCTAGCCAATTCCTATGACAGTCACGCAAAGCTATTGAATGGAACACATAAATCTCATGTACATTCTGCAGAAGAG GCTGATATTCTTTCGAAGTACAAGCCTTTCATAAATTCTACATCATTGCTTAAGGACTTGAAGGATATGGAGATGAAATCTGCAAAGGCTTTACAATACTACAATAGCTCTCGCCATATGATTCTGCACTACGAGGATCTTATGAGAAATCATACT AAGCTAAAAGACGTGCAAGAGTTTTTAGGATTGCCAGAAATGGAGTTAACGAGTCGTCAAGTTAAGATACATAAAGGACCATTATCAGATCATATTCAGAACTGGGATGATGTTAACAAGGCGTTGACAGGAACCGAGTATGAGAGTTTCCTTGAAGCTGACTATTAA